One Fusobacterium sp. DD2 genomic window, AAATCTAAAGATTATTACAGTGTAGTTCCAAATGCTGGAGTCAAAACTAAATATAATATTCCTGCTGGTAAAAATATTATAGTTACATCAGTAGATGTAAATGTATCTAAAGAAGTTGGAAACATCTATGATAATACAATGAAAGCTAAAGTTAATAGAACTAGTGCTGGATACTACAGCTTAGTAAATGATAAGAAAGATAATGCAACTATTGGTGTTGTTGGTAGAATAGGTGTTGAAAATGAAAGCTACGGTGTAGCTCTTAAAGCTGGATACTCTAGTGCAAATAAAGCCATCAATGGTGGTTTAGAATTTAGAGTTAAGTTCTAGATTACCCCCCAAATAAGAAAATCTCCCCCTACACAGGGGGGGATTTTCTTATTTAATAATTCAAATTATTTCAATATTTTTATAAAAACAAAAAACCCCTGTAGCAACTACAGGGGTTATATTTATTTATCTTATTTTTCTAACATTACATTTTTACCAGCAATTTTACCGAATACTGTAATATCTGCAATAGCGTCACTACCTAAACGGTTAGTTCCGTGGATATCTCCAGTAACTTCTCCTGCTGCAAATAATCCTTTTATAGGTTGTCCTTTTGCTCCTATTACTCTTGCATCTTCATCAATTTTTAATCCACCCATAGTGTGGTGAACAGCTGGAACTGCTTTCATAATATAGAAAGGTCCTTCTTTTGTAAATGGAGTTAATTTTCCTCTCTTGTTAAACTCAAGGTCTTTTCCATCTCTAGCATATTGATTGTATTTTTCAACTGTTTTTTCTAATTCTTTTGCATCTATTCCAAAGAAATCAGCAGCTTCTTTAATACTGTTTGCTTTTACAAGCAGTTTGTTATTGAATAGGTATTCAACTTCACCTTTATGATTTTTAGCTACTCCTGAGTTATCAACTTGAGCTTGGTCACAGAATTGGTAAGCTACGCTTCCAGTTTGTTTCTTTATAGCCATAGAGATAACGTCTCTTCTTTGTAACTCTTCAACAAAACGTTTTCCTTCCTGGTTAATTAAGATACTTCCACCAGCAAGTCTAACGTCACCAAAGTATAATAGTGCACCACTTATAGGGTCACAAGTTGGGTAAGTTTGAATATATTGCATATCTTCAGTTTTAGCTCCTATTTTTTGAGCCATTTCAATACCGTCACCAGTTATTCCAACTGTGTTAGTAGATAGTATGCTTTCATCTATATCCTTATTATATTTCATTCTCATTTGAACGTTTGAACCAAATCCACCACTTGCAATAATTACACCATTTTTAGCATTAAATGTATATTCAGTTGTTTCACTTGTTGCTTTAACTCCTACAACTCTATCTTTATCCATAATAAGTTCTTTTGCTGGAGTTTCATAATATACTTTAATTCCTAACTCATCAGCTTTAGCAAGTAATTTTTTAATCATTTCAACACCAGTAGCATCTTTTGGTACAAGACTTCTTTTTACTGAGTGTCCACCAAAGAATAATTGTCTATCTTCAAAAGAAACATTTACATAGTCTCTTAACCATTTTGCTCCATCTAGTGCATTATCAGCTAATACTCTAACTAATTTTGGATCTCCTTCATTGTCTCCACCTTTTAAGATGTCATTGTAGAATGTATCTGGACTGTCTTTAATTCCTTCTTTTTCTTGAATCCAGTTATTAGGAGCTGCATATTCTCCTCCAGAAATTAGTGTATTTCCTCCAGCAAATGCCATTTTTTCTAATACAGCTACATTTTGTGCCCCATTTAATTTTGCCTCTATTGCTGCTACAAGTCCTGCTCCTCCAGCACCTATAACTACAACATCTTCATTTACAGTTTCTTTCTTTAATTGTGCAACTTTTTCTATTTTTGGTCTTTTATTTAATGCTTTCATATCTGCACCAGAATTTTTAAGCGCATTTTTTACAGCTCTTTCTACTGCTCTTGAAGAAGAAGTAGCTCCTGCTGCACCGTCAACCCTTAAACTTTGATACTTAATTATATTTTCAGATACTTTTCTTACAGCTGCATCTGATAAAATTGGAGTATCTCCATTTTCAACTACATTAATTTTT contains:
- a CDS encoding flavocytochrome c yields the protein MKNNKILLSIMTLLLTCSAYAVEFKPGTYVGEAKGYRGDFKAEVTVSKDKIEKINVVENGDTPILSDAAVRKVSENIIKYQSLRVDGAAGATSSSRAVERAVKNALKNSGADMKALNKRPKIEKVAQLKKETVNEDVVVIGAGGAGLVAAIEAKLNGAQNVAVLEKMAFAGGNTLISGGEYAAPNNWIQEKEGIKDSPDTFYNDILKGGDNEGDPKLVRVLADNALDGAKWLRDYVNVSFEDRQLFFGGHSVKRSLVPKDATGVEMIKKLLAKADELGIKVYYETPAKELIMDKDRVVGVKATSETTEYTFNAKNGVIIASGGFGSNVQMRMKYNKDIDESILSTNTVGITGDGIEMAQKIGAKTEDMQYIQTYPTCDPISGALLYFGDVRLAGGSILINQEGKRFVEELQRRDVISMAIKKQTGSVAYQFCDQAQVDNSGVAKNHKGEVEYLFNNKLLVKANSIKEAADFFGIDAKELEKTVEKYNQYARDGKDLEFNKRGKLTPFTKEGPFYIMKAVPAVHHTMGGLKIDEDARVIGAKGQPIKGLFAAGEVTGDIHGTNRLGSDAIADITVFGKIAGKNVMLEK